In a single window of the Arachis hypogaea cultivar Tifrunner chromosome 6, arahy.Tifrunner.gnm2.J5K5, whole genome shotgun sequence genome:
- the LOC112756190 gene encoding LEAF RUST 10 DISEASE-RESISTANCEUS RECEPTOR-LIKE PROTEIN KINASE-like 2.3 isoform X3 has product MQRQFCPYHMVYTPWCSTNLFSISILTHTSIMVSRGKALFCSSLLLLQQILTCAANQKDNGEACRPSSCGKISNVKHPFRLKDDPATCGDPSNFTIRLVDPGISENDCSTLPRYSLSRSNFSDSYVPNFLLSKGVNEPYGTLQDRVFVNGSTTEEVGIRVFEHVIFLNCSNPIKDDPRFVDTAPCIEKGDHDVYAVVGGLKAVELRDDCRVKMVAASSFLAPAQRNLSYGEIHRRLSYGFDLSWMLGGACASTCGKLNYCSFNETAQRLICTEGCGSPTGVQCRKISKFQIIAKDFAYGILKGFRKVVGKDTGENFSKMDVLAVIKIGVFTGRFLVPYIVVKHTLGVIFFSALLIYTFRRRHISIYGNIEDFLQGNTFMPIRYSYKEIKKMTRNFKEKLGEGGFGTVYKGKLISGPSVAVKMLGKANGNGQDFISEVATIGRIHHTNVVRLIGFNVERSKHALVYEFMQNGSLDKYIFSKEDRISLTYQKMFEIALGVARGMAYLHEGCDMQILHFDIKPHNILLDENFIPKVSDFGLAKLYPLDNSIVTLTAARGTIGYMAPELFYQNIGAVSYKADVYSFGMLLMEIASQRRNSNPHAEHSSQLYFPFWIYDQLVAEENDEIEMETLMDEERSELAKKMFIIALWCIQLKPSDRPSMSKVVEMLEGDVASIEMPPKPSYCPNDVIQRDSEVDSSGVDASNNSYVSSSFEEESTSNPLLKFSA; this is encoded by the exons ATGCAAAGACAGTTTTGCCCTTACCACATGGTCTATACTCCATGGTGTTCAACAAATTTGTTTAGCATCTCAATTCTCACACATACATCAATCATGGTGAGCAGAGGAAAAGCCCTCTTCTGCTCATCATTACTCTTATTGCAACAAATTTTAACTTGCGCAGCGAATCAGAAGGATAACGGAGAAGCATGTAGGCCTTCCTCTTGCGGCAAAATCAGCAACGTAAAACATCCTTTCCGGCTGAAGGATGATCCCGCAACCTGTGGGGATCCGAG CAACTTCACGATCCGGCTTGTAGATCCCGGCATCTCAGAGAATGACTGTTCTACCCTTCCTCGCTATTCTTTATCCCGTTCCAATTTCAGTGACAGTTACGTACCCAACTTCCTGCTCTCCAAAGGCGTCAATGAACCATACGGAACCCTTCAAGATCGAGTTTTTGTTAATGGCTCGACAACGGAGGAAGTCGGAATAAGAGTATTCGAGCACGTGATTTTCTTGAACTGCAGCAATCCGATCAAGGACGATCCACGATTCGTGGACACTGCCCCTTGCATTGAAAAAGGTGATCATGATGTTTATGCTGTCGTTGGAGGATTGAAGGCGGTTGAATTAAGAGATGATTGCCGTGTGAAGATGGTTGCTGCCTCATCCTTTCTTGCTCCCGCACAGCGAAACTTGTCATACGGTGAAATTCATAGGAGGCTCAGCTACGGGTTTGATCTTTCTTGGATGCTGGGCGGTGCTTGTGCATCTACTTGTGGGAAGCTCAATTATTGCTCATTCAACGAAACCGCTCAACGACTCATTTGCACGGAAGGCTGTGGCAGTCCGACGGGCGTCCAATGCA GAAAAATTTCAAAGTTCCAAATCATTGCAAAAG ATTTTGCATATGGAATTTTGAAAG gATTTCGCAAAGTGGTAGGCAAAGATACTGGTGAAAATTTCTCTAAAATGGATGTGTTAGCTGTTATTAAGATAGGAGTATTCACAGGAAGATTTCTAGTGCCTTACATAGTCGTCAAACACACATTGGGTGTCATATTTTTTTCTGCACTTCTCATCTACACATTCCGAAGAAGACATATATCAATTTATGGGAACATTGAAGATTTTTTGCAAGGAAACACCTTCATGCCAATAAGATATTCATATAAAGAGATAAAGAAGATGACAAGAAATTTTAAGGAAAAGTTGGGAGAAGGAGGATTTGGTACAGTGTACAAAGGAAAGTTAATAAGCGGGCCTTCTGTAGCCGTAAAAATGTTAGGTAAAGCCAATGGTAACGGGCAAGATTTTATTAGTGAAGTTGCTACAATTGGTAGAATACATCATACCAATGTGGTGAGGCTGATTGGTTTTAATGTCGAGAGATCAAAACATGCTCTGGTATATGAATTCATGCAGAATGGTTCTTTGGATAAATATATCTTCTCTAAAGAGGATAGAATATCTTTAACTTATCAGAAGATGTTTGAGATAGCTCTAGGAGTAGCTCGTGGTATGGCTTATTTGCATGAAGGTTGTGACATGCAGATTTTGCATTTTGATATCAAGCCTCACAACATTCTTCTTGATGAGAACTTCATTCCTAAGGTCTCTGACTTTGGTCTCGCAAAACTATATCCTCTTGATAATAGTATTGTAACTTTGACTGCAGCAAGAGGAACAATTGGTTACATGGCTCCTGAACTGTTCTACCAAAATATTGGAGCAGTATCTTACAAGGCTGATGTCTATAGTTTTGGAATGCTTTTGATGGAAATAGCAAGTCAAAGAAGAAATTCGAATCCACATGCAGAGCATTCAAGTCAACTTTATTTTCCATTTTGGATATATGATCAGTTGGTTGCTGAGGAAAATGATGAGATTGAGATGGAAACTTTGATGGATGAAGAAAGGAGTGAGTTAGCAAAAAAGATGTTTATAATTGCGTTGTGGTGCATACAACTGAAGCCAAGTGATCGTCCCTCAATGAGTAAAGTAGTGGAAATGTTAGAAGGAGATGTTGCAAGTATTGAAATGCCTCCAAAACCTTCATATTGTCCAAATGATGTGATTCAAAGAGATTCTGAAGTTGACTCGTCAGGAGTAGATGCTTCAAATAATTCTTATGTATCTTCaagttttgaggaggaaagtacatccAATCCCTTGTTAAAGTTTTCTGCTTGA
- the LOC112756190 gene encoding LEAF RUST 10 DISEASE-RESISTANCEUS RECEPTOR-LIKE PROTEIN KINASE-like 2.3 isoform X1 has protein sequence MQRQFCPYHMVYTPWCSTNLFSISILTHTSIMVSRGKALFCSSLLLLQQILTCAANQKDNGEACRPSSCGKISNVKHPFRLKDDPATCGDPRYELSCENNRTLLYLFPGKTYQVEAINYSNFTIRLVDPGISENDCSTLPRYSLSRSNFSDSYVPNFLLSKGVNEPYGTLQDRVFVNGSTTEEVGIRVFEHVIFLNCSNPIKDDPRFVDTAPCIEKGDHDVYAVVGGLKAVELRDDCRVKMVAASSFLAPAQRNLSYGEIHRRLSYGFDLSWMLGGACASTCGKLNYCSFNETAQRLICTEGCGSPTGVQCRKISKFQIIAKDFAYGILKGFRKVVGKDTGENFSKMDVLAVIKIGVFTGRFLVPYIVVKHTLGVIFFSALLIYTFRRRHISIYGNIEDFLQGNTFMPIRYSYKEIKKMTRNFKEKLGEGGFGTVYKGKLISGPSVAVKMLGKANGNGQDFISEVATIGRIHHTNVVRLIGFNVERSKHALVYEFMQNGSLDKYIFSKEDRISLTYQKMFEIALGVARGMAYLHEGCDMQILHFDIKPHNILLDENFIPKVSDFGLAKLYPLDNSIVTLTAARGTIGYMAPELFYQNIGAVSYKADVYSFGMLLMEIASQRRNSNPHAEHSSQLYFPFWIYDQLVAEENDEIEMETLMDEERSELAKKMFIIALWCIQLKPSDRPSMSKVVEMLEGDVASIEMPPKPSYCPNDVIQRDSEVDSSGVDASNNSYVSSSFEEESTSNPLLKFSA, from the exons ATGCAAAGACAGTTTTGCCCTTACCACATGGTCTATACTCCATGGTGTTCAACAAATTTGTTTAGCATCTCAATTCTCACACATACATCAATCATGGTGAGCAGAGGAAAAGCCCTCTTCTGCTCATCATTACTCTTATTGCAACAAATTTTAACTTGCGCAGCGAATCAGAAGGATAACGGAGAAGCATGTAGGCCTTCCTCTTGCGGCAAAATCAGCAACGTAAAACATCCTTTCCGGCTGAAGGATGATCCCGCAACCTGTGGGGATCCGAGGTATGAGTTGTCTTGTGAGAATAACAGGACGCTGTTATATCTTTTTCCCGGTAAAACTTACCAAGTTGAGGCAATAAACTACAGCAACTTCACGATCCGGCTTGTAGATCCCGGCATCTCAGAGAATGACTGTTCTACCCTTCCTCGCTATTCTTTATCCCGTTCCAATTTCAGTGACAGTTACGTACCCAACTTCCTGCTCTCCAAAGGCGTCAATGAACCATACGGAACCCTTCAAGATCGAGTTTTTGTTAATGGCTCGACAACGGAGGAAGTCGGAATAAGAGTATTCGAGCACGTGATTTTCTTGAACTGCAGCAATCCGATCAAGGACGATCCACGATTCGTGGACACTGCCCCTTGCATTGAAAAAGGTGATCATGATGTTTATGCTGTCGTTGGAGGATTGAAGGCGGTTGAATTAAGAGATGATTGCCGTGTGAAGATGGTTGCTGCCTCATCCTTTCTTGCTCCCGCACAGCGAAACTTGTCATACGGTGAAATTCATAGGAGGCTCAGCTACGGGTTTGATCTTTCTTGGATGCTGGGCGGTGCTTGTGCATCTACTTGTGGGAAGCTCAATTATTGCTCATTCAACGAAACCGCTCAACGACTCATTTGCACGGAAGGCTGTGGCAGTCCGACGGGCGTCCAATGCA GAAAAATTTCAAAGTTCCAAATCATTGCAAAAG ATTTTGCATATGGAATTTTGAAAG gATTTCGCAAAGTGGTAGGCAAAGATACTGGTGAAAATTTCTCTAAAATGGATGTGTTAGCTGTTATTAAGATAGGAGTATTCACAGGAAGATTTCTAGTGCCTTACATAGTCGTCAAACACACATTGGGTGTCATATTTTTTTCTGCACTTCTCATCTACACATTCCGAAGAAGACATATATCAATTTATGGGAACATTGAAGATTTTTTGCAAGGAAACACCTTCATGCCAATAAGATATTCATATAAAGAGATAAAGAAGATGACAAGAAATTTTAAGGAAAAGTTGGGAGAAGGAGGATTTGGTACAGTGTACAAAGGAAAGTTAATAAGCGGGCCTTCTGTAGCCGTAAAAATGTTAGGTAAAGCCAATGGTAACGGGCAAGATTTTATTAGTGAAGTTGCTACAATTGGTAGAATACATCATACCAATGTGGTGAGGCTGATTGGTTTTAATGTCGAGAGATCAAAACATGCTCTGGTATATGAATTCATGCAGAATGGTTCTTTGGATAAATATATCTTCTCTAAAGAGGATAGAATATCTTTAACTTATCAGAAGATGTTTGAGATAGCTCTAGGAGTAGCTCGTGGTATGGCTTATTTGCATGAAGGTTGTGACATGCAGATTTTGCATTTTGATATCAAGCCTCACAACATTCTTCTTGATGAGAACTTCATTCCTAAGGTCTCTGACTTTGGTCTCGCAAAACTATATCCTCTTGATAATAGTATTGTAACTTTGACTGCAGCAAGAGGAACAATTGGTTACATGGCTCCTGAACTGTTCTACCAAAATATTGGAGCAGTATCTTACAAGGCTGATGTCTATAGTTTTGGAATGCTTTTGATGGAAATAGCAAGTCAAAGAAGAAATTCGAATCCACATGCAGAGCATTCAAGTCAACTTTATTTTCCATTTTGGATATATGATCAGTTGGTTGCTGAGGAAAATGATGAGATTGAGATGGAAACTTTGATGGATGAAGAAAGGAGTGAGTTAGCAAAAAAGATGTTTATAATTGCGTTGTGGTGCATACAACTGAAGCCAAGTGATCGTCCCTCAATGAGTAAAGTAGTGGAAATGTTAGAAGGAGATGTTGCAAGTATTGAAATGCCTCCAAAACCTTCATATTGTCCAAATGATGTGATTCAAAGAGATTCTGAAGTTGACTCGTCAGGAGTAGATGCTTCAAATAATTCTTATGTATCTTCaagttttgaggaggaaagtacatccAATCCCTTGTTAAAGTTTTCTGCTTGA
- the LOC112756190 gene encoding LEAF RUST 10 DISEASE-RESISTANCEUS RECEPTOR-LIKE PROTEIN KINASE-like 2.3 isoform X2, which translates to MQRQFCPYHMVYTPWCSTNLFSISILTHTSIMVSRGKALFCSSLLLLQQILTCAANQKDNGEACRPSSCGKISNVKHPFRLKDDPATCGDPRYELSCENNRTLLYLFPGKTYQVEAINYSNFTIRLVDPGISENDCSTLPRYSLSRSNFSDSYVPNFLLSKGVNEPYGTLQDRVFVNGSTTEEVGIRVFEHVIFLNCSNPIKDDPRFVDTAPCIEKGDHDVYAVVGGLKAVELRDDCRVKMVAASSFLAPAQRNLSYGEIHRRLSYGFDLSWMLGGACASTCGKLNYCSFNETAQRLICTEGCGSPTGVQCNFAYGILKGFRKVVGKDTGENFSKMDVLAVIKIGVFTGRFLVPYIVVKHTLGVIFFSALLIYTFRRRHISIYGNIEDFLQGNTFMPIRYSYKEIKKMTRNFKEKLGEGGFGTVYKGKLISGPSVAVKMLGKANGNGQDFISEVATIGRIHHTNVVRLIGFNVERSKHALVYEFMQNGSLDKYIFSKEDRISLTYQKMFEIALGVARGMAYLHEGCDMQILHFDIKPHNILLDENFIPKVSDFGLAKLYPLDNSIVTLTAARGTIGYMAPELFYQNIGAVSYKADVYSFGMLLMEIASQRRNSNPHAEHSSQLYFPFWIYDQLVAEENDEIEMETLMDEERSELAKKMFIIALWCIQLKPSDRPSMSKVVEMLEGDVASIEMPPKPSYCPNDVIQRDSEVDSSGVDASNNSYVSSSFEEESTSNPLLKFSA; encoded by the exons ATGCAAAGACAGTTTTGCCCTTACCACATGGTCTATACTCCATGGTGTTCAACAAATTTGTTTAGCATCTCAATTCTCACACATACATCAATCATGGTGAGCAGAGGAAAAGCCCTCTTCTGCTCATCATTACTCTTATTGCAACAAATTTTAACTTGCGCAGCGAATCAGAAGGATAACGGAGAAGCATGTAGGCCTTCCTCTTGCGGCAAAATCAGCAACGTAAAACATCCTTTCCGGCTGAAGGATGATCCCGCAACCTGTGGGGATCCGAGGTATGAGTTGTCTTGTGAGAATAACAGGACGCTGTTATATCTTTTTCCCGGTAAAACTTACCAAGTTGAGGCAATAAACTACAGCAACTTCACGATCCGGCTTGTAGATCCCGGCATCTCAGAGAATGACTGTTCTACCCTTCCTCGCTATTCTTTATCCCGTTCCAATTTCAGTGACAGTTACGTACCCAACTTCCTGCTCTCCAAAGGCGTCAATGAACCATACGGAACCCTTCAAGATCGAGTTTTTGTTAATGGCTCGACAACGGAGGAAGTCGGAATAAGAGTATTCGAGCACGTGATTTTCTTGAACTGCAGCAATCCGATCAAGGACGATCCACGATTCGTGGACACTGCCCCTTGCATTGAAAAAGGTGATCATGATGTTTATGCTGTCGTTGGAGGATTGAAGGCGGTTGAATTAAGAGATGATTGCCGTGTGAAGATGGTTGCTGCCTCATCCTTTCTTGCTCCCGCACAGCGAAACTTGTCATACGGTGAAATTCATAGGAGGCTCAGCTACGGGTTTGATCTTTCTTGGATGCTGGGCGGTGCTTGTGCATCTACTTGTGGGAAGCTCAATTATTGCTCATTCAACGAAACCGCTCAACGACTCATTTGCACGGAAGGCTGTGGCAGTCCGACGGGCGTCCAATGCA ATTTTGCATATGGAATTTTGAAAG gATTTCGCAAAGTGGTAGGCAAAGATACTGGTGAAAATTTCTCTAAAATGGATGTGTTAGCTGTTATTAAGATAGGAGTATTCACAGGAAGATTTCTAGTGCCTTACATAGTCGTCAAACACACATTGGGTGTCATATTTTTTTCTGCACTTCTCATCTACACATTCCGAAGAAGACATATATCAATTTATGGGAACATTGAAGATTTTTTGCAAGGAAACACCTTCATGCCAATAAGATATTCATATAAAGAGATAAAGAAGATGACAAGAAATTTTAAGGAAAAGTTGGGAGAAGGAGGATTTGGTACAGTGTACAAAGGAAAGTTAATAAGCGGGCCTTCTGTAGCCGTAAAAATGTTAGGTAAAGCCAATGGTAACGGGCAAGATTTTATTAGTGAAGTTGCTACAATTGGTAGAATACATCATACCAATGTGGTGAGGCTGATTGGTTTTAATGTCGAGAGATCAAAACATGCTCTGGTATATGAATTCATGCAGAATGGTTCTTTGGATAAATATATCTTCTCTAAAGAGGATAGAATATCTTTAACTTATCAGAAGATGTTTGAGATAGCTCTAGGAGTAGCTCGTGGTATGGCTTATTTGCATGAAGGTTGTGACATGCAGATTTTGCATTTTGATATCAAGCCTCACAACATTCTTCTTGATGAGAACTTCATTCCTAAGGTCTCTGACTTTGGTCTCGCAAAACTATATCCTCTTGATAATAGTATTGTAACTTTGACTGCAGCAAGAGGAACAATTGGTTACATGGCTCCTGAACTGTTCTACCAAAATATTGGAGCAGTATCTTACAAGGCTGATGTCTATAGTTTTGGAATGCTTTTGATGGAAATAGCAAGTCAAAGAAGAAATTCGAATCCACATGCAGAGCATTCAAGTCAACTTTATTTTCCATTTTGGATATATGATCAGTTGGTTGCTGAGGAAAATGATGAGATTGAGATGGAAACTTTGATGGATGAAGAAAGGAGTGAGTTAGCAAAAAAGATGTTTATAATTGCGTTGTGGTGCATACAACTGAAGCCAAGTGATCGTCCCTCAATGAGTAAAGTAGTGGAAATGTTAGAAGGAGATGTTGCAAGTATTGAAATGCCTCCAAAACCTTCATATTGTCCAAATGATGTGATTCAAAGAGATTCTGAAGTTGACTCGTCAGGAGTAGATGCTTCAAATAATTCTTATGTATCTTCaagttttgaggaggaaagtacatccAATCCCTTGTTAAAGTTTTCTGCTTGA
- the LOC112756191 gene encoding LEAF RUST 10 DISEASE-RESISTANCEUS RECEPTOR-LIKE PROTEIN KINASE-like 2.1, with protein sequence MSRGKGLWCSLLLLQLLFETCCNGGACRPSSCGKITNIKHPFRLKDDPASCGDSRYELSCENNRTVLYLFPGKSYHVQAINYNNFTIRLVDPAISDSGDDCSTLPRYSLSARNFSDSYGYMDIPKYSEPYGTIQKRTHYDVVRMFENVIFLNCSYPIRDDPRFVDAAPCVKEGGNVYAVLGDMEVGELRDECRVKMVAASSFLVPPRSWKDSFFIYQNLSYAEIHRKLSYGFHLSWMIGGACSSACGQLSSCFFNETSPNLITCRADRCFTPITFNECRDVSKLQIIAEDFAYGFLTGFNNKVIVRDTGEKISGKKNVVAAIKVGAFTGRFLVPYMIVKYALGVMFFFALLIYTYQRRHISIYENIEGFLQKNTLMPIRYSYKEIKKMTAGFKEKLGEGGFGSVYKGRLISGPFVAIKMLGKAKGNGQEFISEVATIGRIHHANVVRLIGFCVEGSKRALVYEFMPNGSLDKFIFSKVDSVLLTYQKLFEISLGVARGIAYLHEGCDMQILHFDIKPHNILLDENFIPKVSDFGLAKLNPLDNSIVTLTAVRGTIGYMAPELFYKNIGAVSYKADVYSFGMLLMEMASQRRNSNPNAEHSSQFYFPFWIYDQLARKNDEIEMKTLMHEETSEVAKKMFITALWCIQLKPSDRPSMNKVVKMLEGNVASIEMPPKPSYYPNDMIHRDSEINSGVTTLNNSSGSSGFDEEEITTIRM encoded by the exons ATGAGCAGAGGGAAAGGCTTGTGGTGTTCACTACTACTCTTACAGTTGCTCTTTGAAACTTGTTGCAATGGAGGAGCATGTAGGCCTTCCTCTTGCGGCAAAATCACCAACATAAAGCATCCTTTCCGGCTGAAGGATGATCCCGCAAGCTGTGGGGATTCCAGGTACGAGTTGTCTTGTGAGAATAACAGGACCGTCTTATATCTTTTCCCCGGTAAAAGCTACCATGTGCAGGCAATAAACTACAATAACTTCACGATCCGGCTTGTAGATCCCGCCATCTCAGACTCAGGGGATGACTGCTCCACCCTCCCCCGATATTCTTTGTCCGCTAGAAATTTCAGTGACAGCTATGGCTACATGGATATCCCCAAATACAGTGAACCATATGGAACTATTCAAAAACGAACTCATTATGATGTAGTAAGAATGTTCGAGAACGTGATCTTTTTGAACTGCAGCTATCCGATCAGGGATGATCCACGATTCGTGGATGCTGCCCCTTGCGTTAAAGAAGGAGGCAATGTTTATGCTGTTCTTGGAGACATGGAGGTGGGTGAATTAAGAGATGAGTGCCGTGTGAAGATGGTTGCTGCCTCATCCTTTCTTGTTCCACCGAGATCGTGGAAGGATTCATTCTTCATCTACCAAAACTTGTCATACGCTGAAATTCATAGAAAACTCAGTTACGGATTTCATCTTTCTTGGATGATCGGCGGTGCTTGTTCATCTGCCTGTGGCCAGCTGAGTTCTTGCTTCTTCAACGAAACCTCTCCAAATCTCATCACTTGCCGAGCGGATCGCTGTTTCACTCCGATAACGTTCAATGAATGCC GTGACGTGTCAAAGCTCCAAATCATTGCAGAAG ATTTTGCATATGGATTTTTGACAG GATTTAACAACAAAGTGATTGTCAGAGATACCGGAGAAAAAATTTCTGGAAAAAAAAATGTAGTAGCTGCTATTAAGGTAGGTGCATTCACAGGACGGTTTCTAGTGCCATACATGATCGTCAAATATGCATTAGGTGTTATGTTTTTCTTTGCACTGTTGATCTACACATATCAAAGAAGACATATATCAATCTATGAGAATATTGAAGGTTTTCTACAAAAAAATACCCTCATGCCAATAAGGTATTcatataaagaaataaagaagatgaCAGCAGGTTTTAAGGAAAAGTTGGGGGAAGGAGGATTCGGCTCAGTCTACAAAGGACGGTTAATAAGTGGTCCCTTTGTAGCCATAAAAATGTTAGGTAAAGCAAAGGGAAATGGCCAAGAATTCATCAGTGAAGTTGCTACAATTGGTAGAATACATCATGCCAATGTAGTGAGGTTGATTGGATTCTGTGTCGAGGGTTCAAAACGCGCTCTTGTTTACGAATTTATGCCGAATGGTTCTCTAGATAAATTTATCTTCTCCAAAGTGGATAGTGTATTATTGACTTaccaaaaactttttgaaatatCTCTTGGTGTGGCTCGTGGTATAGCTTATCTGCACGAAGGTTGTGACATGCAAATTTTGCATTTTGATATCAAACCTCATAACATTCTTCTTGACGAGAACTTCATTCCTAAAGTGTCAGATTTTGGTCTTGCAAAACTTAATCCTCTTGATAACAGTATTGTAACTTTGACCGCAGTAAGAGGAACAATTGGTTACATGGCTCCGGAATTGTTCTACAAAAATATTGGAGCAGTATCTTACAAGGCTGATGTCTATAGTTTTGGAATGCTTTTGATGGAAATGGCAAGTCAAAGAAGAAACTCAAATCCAAATGCAGAGCATTCGAGCCAATTCTACTTTCCATTTTGGATATACGATCAATTGGCTCGGAAAAATGATGAGATAGAGATGAAAACTTTGATGCATGAAGAAACGAGTGAAGTAGCAAAAAAGATGTTCATAACTGCACTGTGGTGTATACAATTGAAGCCAAGTGATCGTCCTTCAATGAATAAAGTGGTGAAAATGTTAGAAGGGAATGTTGCAAGCATTGAAATGCCTCCAAAGCCTTCATATTATCCAAATGATATGATTCACAGGGATTCTGAGATTAATTCAGGAGTAACTACTTTAAATAACTCTTCAGGCTCTTCAGGTTTTGATGAGGAGGAAATTACAACCATTCGTATGTGA
- the LOC112756193 gene encoding rust resistance kinase Lr10-like — protein sequence MAALLLVLLLNLNLDMGIYHDDPVPCPVRLYCSEDKTNILELPAFPSSVKLPVTSISYTSNTLQVYDPKHCFPQLFLTLNYSSFYPFQSIKQSLDFDSFYDPLHPTNCTFFDCSSSVPPNILSGYYEEQDLLSCPILIALDDDNIIESNLVLCTKLTRHVLPISVCKIQWNWEPLYLVWSTETFKSGCFVACNVSNNGTEHHESVLLPLTGATLLVLIVGVMYHIYCYYRNKGEDQERVETFLKDYKALNPTRFSYTDIKRITKQFKDKLGEGAHGAVYKGKLTNQILVAVKILNKADGDGTEFINEVGTMAKIHHVNVVRLLGYCADGSHRALVYHFFPNGNLQSFIALSSDKETFFGWNKMHQIAVGIAKGIEYLHQGCDQRILHFDINPRNVLLDQSFTPKISDFGLAKLCSKNRSTVSMTAARGTLGYMAPEVFSRNFGHVSYKSDIYSYGMLLLEMVGGRKNTNMSQETFQVLYPNWIHNLLEGDDTYIPIDDDGDFRIAKKLAIVGLWCIQWHPVHRPSMKSVVQMLEAEEDKLKVPPNPFESIAATSSSAIIPARFLNLELEVIPETD from the exons ATGGCAGCATTATTATTGGTGCTGCTGCTGAATTTGAATCTGGACATGGGAATTTACCATGATGATCCGGTTCCATGTCCCGTGCGTCTCTACTGTTCAGAAGACAAAACCAATATTCTTGAGCTGCCTGCCTTTCCATCCTCAGTAAAACTCCCCGTCACAAGCATTAGCTACACATCAAACACTTTACAAGTATATGATCCCAAACACTGTTTTCCACAACTCTTTCTCACACTCAATTATTCATCATTTTATCCTTTCCAATCCATTAAACAATCACTTGATTTCGATAGTTTTTATGATCCTCTACACCCAACAAACTGTACTTTCTTTGATTGTTCTTCAAGCGTGCCACCAAACATCCTCAGCGGCTACTACGAGGAACAAGATCTGTTATCTTGCCCGATTCTTATTGCTTTAGATGACGACAACATCATCGAATCCAACCTTGTATTGTGCACAAAATTGACTCGTCATGTCTTGCCAATTTCCGTATGTAAGATACAGTGGAATTGGGAACCATTATACTTGGTATGGTCGACAGAAACTTTCAAGAGTGGATGCTTTGTTGCTTGCAACGTATCCAACAATGGTACTGAACACCATGAATCCGTTCTTTTACCCCTTACAG GTGCAACTCTCCTTGTGCTAATAGTGGGTGTCATGTATCATATATATTGCTATTATAGAAACAAAGGAGAAGATCAAGAAAGAGTTGAAACTTTTTTGAAGGACTACAAAGCATTAAACCCAACAAGATTCTCTTATACTGATATCAAGAGAATTACTAAGCAGTTCAAGGACAAGTTAGGTGAAGGAGCTCATGGAGCTGTCTACAAAGGTAAATTAACTAATCAAATTCTGGTTGCCGTCAAGATTCTCAATAAAGCAGATGGAGATGGGACAGAATTCATAAATGAAGTGGGAACAATGGCCAAAATCCACCATGTCAATGTGGTTCGCTTGCTTGGCTACTGCGCCGACGGATCTCACCGCGCTTTGGTTTATCACTTCTTCCCCAATGGTAATCTCCAGAGCTTCATTGCTCTGTCAAGTGACAAGGAAACCTTCTTTGGATGGAACAAGATGCATCAGATTGCTGTGGGCATAGCCAAAGGGATTGAATACCTTCACCAAGGCTGTGACCAAAGAATTTTGCATTTCGACATTAATCCTCGCAATGTCTTGTTAGATCAAAGTTTCACTCCTAAAATTTCAGACTTTGGTTTAGCTAAGTTATGCTCGAAGAATCGAAGCACTGTGTCCATGACAGCAGCAAGGGGAACCTTAGGATACATGGCGCCTGAAGTTTTTTCTAGAAACTTCGGTCATGTGTCTTATAAATCTGATATATACAGTTATGGGATGCTATTGCTTGAGATGGTTGGAGGAAGAAAGAATACAAACATGAGTCAAGAAACATTTCAAGTTCTATATCCGAATTGGATACACAATTTGCTTGAAGGAGATGACACATATATTCCTATCGACGATGATGGAGATTTTAGAATTGCAAAGAAACTTGCAATAGTGGGACTATGGTGCATCCAGTGGCACCCCGTGCACCGTCCCTCCATGAAAAGTGTAGTTCAAATGCTTGAAGCAGAGGAAGATAAGTTGAAAGTGCCTCCGAATCCTTTTGAATCTATAGCTGCGACTAGTTCAAGTGCAATTATTCCAGCAAGATTCTTGAATTTGGAATTGGAAGTAATTCCAGAAACAGACTAG